DNA sequence from the Leptospiraceae bacterium genome:
GTAAAATCGACCGGAGAGGATACTTCTTCTACTAATTCTTCTTCCTCTTCTTCGAATTCAGGGTGAGGTTCCCCTACAATGTCCCTGCGGACTTTTGCCATTTCATTAAGTGTTTCATATCTGGCAGGGTTTTTATTCAGAGGGTCGAGTATCTGGAGGATTAAATCCTTATCCTCATCGCTAAATCTGGTATTTTCTGGCATAGTCGTAACTCATAGAAATTATCGGAAAATCCAATAAAGATTCAAGCTTTTCATTAAAAGATTCTGCATTTTTATACAGGTAGCCCTAAAAATTGCAAGAAAGCTCTTTGTCATTTCCCTTTTTTTTTCGAAATAATTAGTATTGACCCTATTTATTATCCATAGTATATTTAAGGCTAAAAAACTGGCGTTTTCAGGTTCAAAATGAATAAAAAAAATATCTTAAAACTCATCTTTCTCTTTTTTTTCTCGACGATTCATCTCTTTCCTCAGGAAGCCTGGAAATGGGTAAATGGTTATTCCTCCAATGAATTAGAAAATGGAGGGGTCCGAAGCATAAAAAATGAAAAAGTTTACTATTACTGGCAGCTTCAAAGTTTAAAACGAGCCATTTCTCCCAGATACATCAAAATTATTGATATTGAATCCTACCGGGAAAACAATAAGCTTTTAAACCGGGGAATTTTATTTACTTATTTCGGTCTTCGGAATAACAAAGTATCCCTCTGCGGAAATTTTTCTGCCTGGCGCTGTAAGCCCATGCATAAAAATAAATACGGAACTTTTTTTATCATAATCCCTGCAAAGTTTGTAGATGAGAACCATCAGCTTCAAAAAGTCTACCAATATAAGTTTAAAGTCGATGATGTTTATGACTACGATCCGACTAACTTAAGACGAACCGATGATGGCATGGGTTCTTACCTTTCAGAATTCTATCTTGAAGAAGTGGATATAGAAAAACACGTTACCTATAAAATCTTTGAAGCAGAAGGTGACTATGAATTAGGTTTCCGCACAGTTGAGTTTCGTATCCATAGACCGGAAGCCAGTACAATTTCTATAGTGGGTAATTTCAATAATTGGAATCCCGAACACGATTACCTGAGTAAAGATAGTAATGGAACCTTTCACCTGAAAAAAATGTTACGTCCCGGTGAATACCTGTATAATTATATTATTGACGGCAACATGGAGTTGGATACTTATAATGAGGAAACGAGATACCGAACAGATACGGGAGAACTGTCCTCTTATCTAAAAATCGAAATTCCAGGAAGGCAAATGTAATGCAAAATAAAACTTTAAACCAGGAGCAAATTGTAAAAATACTCAGGCAACACGCCGAGTTTTTAAGACTTTTAGAAGACTTTCCGGTATCCATTCGAGAACTTCCTCGCTGGATAGAAAGAAAAGATGCTATTCTGGAGAAATATAATCAGGAAATTACTTCTCCCCATCATAGAGTTATCTCATAGATTTGGATGAGAAGACCGTACAGTATTATAATGAAAACGCCGAGAGTCTGTATAATTTCTACTCTTCAGTTGCTTCCGGACAGGGAATTTCAAAATACTTTCTCTCTGCATTTCCCTCTCTAAATGCAAAGATTTTAGATATAGGCGCCGGTTCCGGTAGGGATATTTTAGAACTTTTAAAGCATGGCTATGATGCCTACGGAGTAGATGCCAGTGAAAGCTTAGTTTACACTACTCTCACACATAATCCGGATTTGAAAGGCAGGCTTCAAGTATCTTCTTTACCTGAATTAAAAAACTTACAGGGAAAATATGATTCCATTCTTTGCTCTGCTGTTTTGATGCATATCCCAAAAAGAAGTTTATTTGATAGTGCTTGTAGAATTCGAGAATTACTGAATCCTAATGGAAGGCTTCTACTCTCCCTACCCAAAAAAAGAACAATCAACACAAAAACATTTCGGGACCTTAATGAAAGATTATTTTATCCTTATACCGGTAAATATATAAGATATTTATTTAAAAAAATAGGTTTTTCGAATATAGGATATTGGGAAGATTCGGATTCCTTAAAGAGAAGTATCACTTGGATAACCATGCTATTTCAGTATTCAAATTCTCACTAGAGCCTGACTTCGACACCTCTTCAGCCGGATATCCGGCCGGGAAAAAGGGCACCACCCTATTGAGCGGTTGCTGAGTGAAATTTATTGCTTTTGCAATAAATTTAGTATCGAAGCACGCTCAACAACCGAGAGTATATAATTAATAAAAGGACTAGAAAAATAAGGAATACTTGAGAAGAAAAAAATCGTGATTTCTCTTCAGAAAGAAGCGAATCTCCTGACCTAAAACAAAATGTAGCTTTTCTTTAAATGCTTTCAATAAGCTTTAAAGGCTTTTACTTGTACTAATGGAGGTAACTTTTCTAAAAGACTTGTATATTTGCTACTTAATACTGACTTTTGCATTTTGAGATTTTTGAATAAATATCTCCAATAAACCAGCCATTCGCATCCTATAGTAAAAATTTGGGTCAACCATGCCGGATTGACTATTGTCCTCATGATATAGTGCTATATTTTCGTCTACCTCGCCTCCTGCTCGGATGTATTTGATACCTGCTACGAATACACCGATGATAGCTACAACAAAGCCCTCTCTTAAGGTGATGCTTAAGCATCACCTTAGTGTGTCCGGCATGTGTAATAACTTGAGGGTGAAAGTCCCTTATGGAGGTTGATTGCACCAACCATTAGCTAAAGACAAGGGTGTCCATCGTGAGGTGGAATCTGAAGGAAGTCGGCGGCAAAGTTCCGGTTCGATGTATAAGAATCTGATTTGAGGCAGCACTGACTGGACGAGTTTGCTAAGCAAAACAAAGTCCGATGCAATCAAGAGTCAGTAATGTATATCAGGCGAATATATGGAATGAAGGTGATTACACTTACCCGGAGAGGTCTACATAGGACAGAGATGCGATGTGTAGAAGTCAGCAGAAGCCATAGTAGGCATCTTAGATTGAAATGAATACCCTGCTATCGGGGAACCGGTAGCACAGAGAAAGACTCAAGGGTAGAGTGAAAAGAATGTAAGATACTAAAGGGCTGAACATTAACTAATGGAGGAATCCATTGTGAACTTCAATTTGGTTTTAGAATTCAGAAAGGAGCCAAACTATACAGAATGAATCAGGGTGAAGCCCGAAGTTCGTCTGTATAGAGGAGAGGAATCAAATTGGCAGGCAATAGAAGAATCCAGCGATAAAGGATAAAGGACAAAGGAAATATCAGGCATGGAACTGATGGAAGACATATTAACAGAAACGAATCTTGGCGAAGCCTTATGGAAGGTTCTCAGTAATAAGGGAGCGGCCGGAATAGATGGAGTCAGGACAGAGGATTTCCACAAACAGCTAACTGAAGAATGGGAAGGAATCAAAACAAAGCTCTTGAACGGAAAATATAAACCGAAGGGAGTAAGAAGAGTTGAGATACCTAAACCAAACGGCGGAACAAGAATGCTTGGAATCCCTACCGTGATGGATAGGTTTATCCAACAGGCCATGCTACAGAAGTTAAACCCGATATTTGACCCGGAGTTTTCGGAATACAGTTACGGATTTCGTCCGAGGCGGAGTGCTCATGACGCTGTAAGACAGTCCAAGAAATACATTGAGGAAGGGTATGAATACGTAGTAGACCTTGACCTTGAGAAATTCTTTGATACAGTAAATCATGATATTCTAATGTATTTAGTGAGTAAGAAAGTAAGAGACAAGCGAGTATTGAGACTGATAGGCAACTATCTGAGAGCGGGAATTCTTGAGAATGGAGTAATCACATCTAATGAGGAAGGAACGCCACAGGGAGGAGTAATAAGCCCTTTGCTTGCGAATATTCTTTTAAACGAACTGGATAAGGAGTTAGAATCACGAGGGCACAGGTTCTGTCGTTATGCTGATGATTGTAACATCTATGTAAAATCGCGAAAAGCCGGTGAACGAGTAAAGAAGAGCATAACAGATTTCTTAAAGAAGAAATTGAAACTCAAAGTGAATGAATCGAAGAGTTCAGTAGATAAACCGATGAATCGTAAATTTCTTGGCTTTAGTTTTCAAATACGAGAGAGTTTAGAGATAATCATATCTCCACAATCTCTGAAACGGGTGAAAGATAAGATACGAAAGCTAACAAACTCCTTATGGAGCATTTCGATGGAAGAAAGAATAAAATCTTTGAACAAATACCTGAATGGTTGGTTGGGATATTATTCTCTAAGTGATACGGAATGGCACATTGGAGCCCTGGACGGCTGGCTACGCAGACGTATGCGTTTATGTAGTCTGCATCAGTGGAAGAAGTCAAAAACTCGAATTAGAGAGCTAAGAAAACTTGGTGCAAGTGAAGGTGAAGCACGTCGAATTGGCTACTCAAGGAAAGGAAATTGGAGATTGAGTATGACACCAC
Encoded proteins:
- the ltrA gene encoding group II intron reverse transcriptase/maturase; its protein translation is MEDILTETNLGEALWKVLSNKGAAGIDGVRTEDFHKQLTEEWEGIKTKLLNGKYKPKGVRRVEIPKPNGGTRMLGIPTVMDRFIQQAMLQKLNPIFDPEFSEYSYGFRPRRSAHDAVRQSKKYIEEGYEYVVDLDLEKFFDTVNHDILMYLVSKKVRDKRVLRLIGNYLRAGILENGVITSNEEGTPQGGVISPLLANILLNELDKELESRGHRFCRYADDCNIYVKSRKAGERVKKSITDFLKKKLKLKVNESKSSVDKPMNRKFLGFSFQIRESLEIIISPQSLKRVKDKIRKLTNSLWSISMEERIKSLNKYLNGWLGYYSLSDTEWHIGALDGWLRRRMRLCSLHQWKKSKTRIRELRKLGASEGEARRIGYSRKGNWRLSMTPQIHKVMGIDYWKERGLVNLVEGYNAYRQGW
- a CDS encoding class I SAM-dependent methyltransferase, which gives rise to MDEKTVQYYNENAESLYNFYSSVASGQGISKYFLSAFPSLNAKILDIGAGSGRDILELLKHGYDAYGVDASESLVYTTLTHNPDLKGRLQVSSLPELKNLQGKYDSILCSAVLMHIPKRSLFDSACRIRELLNPNGRLLLSLPKKRTINTKTFRDLNERLFYPYTGKYIRYLFKKIGFSNIGYWEDSDSLKRSITWITMLFQYSNSH
- a CDS encoding carbohydrate-binding module 48, encoding MNKKNILKLIFLFFFSTIHLFPQEAWKWVNGYSSNELENGGVRSIKNEKVYYYWQLQSLKRAISPRYIKIIDIESYRENNKLLNRGILFTYFGLRNNKVSLCGNFSAWRCKPMHKNKYGTFFIIIPAKFVDENHQLQKVYQYKFKVDDVYDYDPTNLRRTDDGMGSYLSEFYLEEVDIEKHVTYKIFEAEGDYELGFRTVEFRIHRPEASTISIVGNFNNWNPEHDYLSKDSNGTFHLKKMLRPGEYLYNYIIDGNMELDTYNEETRYRTDTGELSSYLKIEIPGRQM